A stretch of DNA from Brevibacillus ruminantium:
CAGCTCTTTAGATTTTCCACATTTTTATCCACAATCCATATCTTCGTTTTCCATTCCAAAGCCATCTGTAAAATTCCTTTCTGCTCCGCTTCTTGCAACATTTCGTGCCTTAAGTATAGTGTCGGGAGAAAAAGTTTTCAACAGCCTGTGGGTAACTTGTTGATAACTTATCCGAAACTGGCTTCTCCTGTTGTTACTAATTTTTAACCGAACGCTTTCTCCTTTGTAGTACGATTACCTTGTTCGACTAATTCCACTCGCTTTTTCTGAAAGGATCGTGACAGAAATGACCCCGCTTAAACCTGTTGTCTCCAGCCTTCTTGGCACAGCTGTCTTGTTGACTGCGATCTGTGCACCCGTTGTGGCCTCCACTGCCGCAACCGCCAAACCGGCAGCATCCCCTGCTCAAAAGACTGCACCCGCTGTGCAGCCAAGCGCAGCCCAAGCAAAAGGCGTCGTGCTTACACCCAAAACCATGAAGTTGAAAACAGCGGAGTACGAAGCCGAGATCAGCTACCCAGTCATCAGCGGGCTGACCGACAAGGCTTTCGAAGCAAAACTGAACGAAGAGCTGCAAAAATCAGTCCAGTCCGCCTTGCAAAATACGCAAACCCAAAGCAAAGAGGGTGCGGCGGACGCCAAAAAATACGGCTATGAGTTTCGGCCGTATGCACTGGATATCTCCTATAAAGCCCATGTTACCGGCAAGCTCGTCTCCATCGCAGTGCAAACGTACCAGTACACAGGGGGAGCGCACGGCATGACGGGCGTAGATTATTATAATATCGCCAACCAGGATCAGGCCAAAAAGCTGCAACTGGCTGATCTTTTTCAGCCGGGCTATGACTACCGGTCCATCCTGAATCTTATGATCACCCAACAGATCAAAACAAACAAAGAGCTGGGATTTGCCGATGATTACGAGTTCCCCGGCATTTCTGAAGACCAGGCATTTGCGTTTGAAAACGGCGACCTGGTCATCCATTTCGGCCAGTATGAAATCGGGCCCTACGCCATAGGCATGCCGGCCTTCACGATTCCTTCCCGCTCGGTGAACAACCTGTTCAAGCCGGAAATCAGGAATCTTTTGCACGAATTGAATACCGAAAAATAACGAATGCAACTGCATCCGCTGCAAGTAAAAGCGACACCGAAGCATAAGCCCGGTGTCGTTTATTTTTGAATTCGTCCGTTGTTATGAGAACCATTTATCCAATTTTTCCCAAATGAAGAATCTTACTTGCACCTGGGGAGTTTCCTCCGGAGTATCTTCGACTTCGGTCGTTTCCTTGGCCACTACTGGTTTCGCTGTCTCTGCTGCCTTCTTCGTGTCGGCGAAAGAAGCATCCGCCTTTTCGTCAGCAAGCCTTTCCTTCTCCACAAAACGGAATTGCCGCCACTCTTGCCATTCATCGCGAGTCTTCCCCGTCCATTTTACCGCACTGGTTCCTTCTTCCTCTTTTTCAGCGGGACTCACAGCTTTGGTGCGAGGCTCTGCTGCTTTTGCCGTAGCAGCATCGCCGTTGGACATATCGATAAAGCAGAGCGGTGGAAACAAGACACACCACCAGTTTTGCCCCTCTGCTTTGCCGATACGGACTCGCAGCGCTTCGTACTCACCCGCCGGATAGACGTAGGAGCCGTACAGCTTGGTTGGAAAGGGAACTCGTCCAAAATCTACCTCGGCGTCATAGGAAAAGCCTCTCTCCCGCATCGTCGTATCCACCACGGCCTGCAGCTCTGGCAATTTGTTCGCCACAACCACCTTGGCATCTTCGTACGAACGGATATCTTTTACCCAGACGTTCATCTGTTCAATAATGGCATCGCGAACTTCCCGCTTCAGCCACTGATCTTGTATCGAATCGCTATTGGCGATAATGCGCAATCGGATGGATTCCTGAGGGATTGGTCCATTATCGAGTACGTTGGCGGTGGTAAGCTGCCCCTCCCAGCTCATCATCAGCGTCACAAAGCTAAATGCTACCAGCAGAAATCGTTTCATCGGTACCCTTCTCCCTCTCTGATTTCATGTCTTTCTTTAGAAATCAGTATGGACCGGGAAGATTCTGAATATACCTGCAAAAAGAAAAAAACAGCCCAGAAAGAGCTGCTTCTTACCCTATTTATTTGATTCCTTCCCTGATCCCGATCACTACCCGCTCGATTCCGGCCAAATCCGGTACGATCTCTGTCCGGTCAATGACACCGGAAGCCTTCATCAATTCCGCTACATCGGCAGCTTGATAAATCCCCACTTCAAAAGCGACCAAGGCTGTCTCTTTCAAAAGCTGTGGCAATGCCGCACAGAGACGGCGATAACAGTCCAGCCCGTCATCTCCGCCATCCAGGGCCAGACGCGGCTCATACGCTTTTACCTCATCGTCCAGCTCGTCCACATCCCGGCTGGGAATATAGGGGGGATTGGACACCAGGATATCGACCTGCTCGCCAGCTTCCAAAAGCGGTTGGACCAAATCTCCCTGCAAAAACCGCACGTCGGCATGAAGCCGGTTCGCATTTTCGCGAGCAATTTCAGTTGCATCGGCTGAAATGTCGACCGTACTGACCCGCCAATGAGGGCGCTCACAGGCAATTGTCAGGCAGATCGCACCGCTGCCTGTACCGATATCAGCCACCTGCAAAGAGAGGTCTGGCTGCCAAAGCTCGGCGGCATGGAGCAGCACCTGCTCCACGAGAATCTCTGTTTCCGGACGGGGAATCAGGACACCAGGCCGCACCAAAAACGGACGTCCGTAAAACTCCTGTGTGCCAAACATATACTGCAAAGGCTCTCTTTGCCCCCGCCGCTCACAGAATACAGCCAGCTTCTGACAGGCTTCCAGGGGGAGCTCCTCGTTCATGGAAATCAGCAGGCGGGTCCGGTCCCACCCGAGGACATGGCGCAGCATCAGCTCCGCATCAAACGGCGGGTCAGCCACCCCTTGTTCGCGCAAAAAGGAAGAAGCCCGTGTCAAGGCTTCCCGTATCGTCACGACATTAGACCAATCAGGCTGTATGGGCATGGGTTTTCAACTGCTCCGTCTGCTCGTGCATCATCAGGTTGTCGATCACTTCGTCGATTTCCCCGGCCAGAATCGACTCCAGTCGGTGGAGGGTCAGGTTGATGCGGTGATCCGTTACACGGCTTTGCGGGAAGTTGTAGGTACGAATCCGTTCGCTGCGGTCTCCTGTACCGACCAGGCTTTTACGCGTTGCGTCCTGTTCTGCCATCTGCTGCTGCATGTGGAAGTCAAGCAGACGCGCGCGCAATACACGCAAGGCTTTATCCTTGTTGGAATGCTGTGATTTTTCGTCCTGACAGGAAACGACGATCCCCGTCGGAATATGGGTCACGCGGACAGCGGATTTGGTCGTGTTGACGCTCTGACCGCCCGCACCGCTGGAACAGAAGGTATCGATGCGAATATCCTTTTCATGGATATCCACTTCCACGTCCTCCGCTTCCGGCAGAACCAGTACGGTAGAGGTTGACGTATGAATACGGCCTCCCGACTCTGTTGCCGGAATCCGTTGCACACGATGGGCACCGCTTTCGAATTTCAGCTTGCTGTAGGCGCCGCGACCACTCACGGAGAAGATGATTTCCTTGTATCCGCCAATGTCTGTAGCATTCGCCTCCAGCACTTCCACTTTGAAGCCGTGACGCTCCGCATAACGGGTGTACATCCGGAACAAATCAGAAGCAAACAAAGCGGCTTCATCCCCGCCAGCCGCTCCGCGGATCTCCATGATGACGTTTTTCTCATCATTCGGATCTTTGGGCAGCAACAAGATTTTCAGGCGGTTCTCCAGCTGTTCCTTGCGTTTGCCCAGCTCGGCAAGCTCCATTTTGACCATTTCGCGCATTTCATCGTCCAGCTTTTCTTCCTGCATCGCCTTCGCGTCCTCGTACTGAGTCACAACCGATTTATATTCGCGGTAAACGGTCACTGTCTCTTCCAGGGAGGATTGCTCCTTGGACAGTTCGCGCAGCCGTTTGGTGTCACTGATGACATCGGGGTCGCATAGGAGATTGGTTACTTCCTCATAACGCTCTTCAACTGTAGACAAGCGTTCGAACACTGTCATTCACCCCATTACGAAAGATTAAAGTAATAACTTGATAAAGATCTTATGAAGTAAGCCTCCTGCTCTCGATCACAGGAAAGCATATCCTGTCAATCACATAAAGCAACAGAATAATTATAGGGGCAAACCCCAAAAAAGTCAAAGAAATACCGGGTCTTCCGCCCTTTTCCAGCCTACGACAAAACGGCCCGGACTAGGCCGAGCCGTCGGAGACATTACCGATGGTATCCGTCATTGGAAGTGACGTGAAAATCATAACGAGGCACCTTCTGCCGCAGAGCGGAAATAACGTCCTGCTCGATGGTTCGTGCTTGACCTGCTGTGACATTGGGTATCAAATCTAACGTAACATATGCATTCCCACCCATCAGTGTCACTCTGGCATTTTCCACCCCCGGCACTGATCTGGCCATCCTTTCCATATTGTCCATGTCGATTTGCAGATTCTGGACATTGCTATGGCCGATGATCAAATTCGGGTTTTGACTGCGTCCCATCAGTTTGTCTCGATCCGCGGTTGGCGAGGTTCCTTTGGCGATAATATCCCCGCTGCGGTCGCTTCTCAGCTTCGCATTTTGCTGGATATTGTAGCTCTTCGTCCCATAGCTGCTTTCCTGAGGCGTCGTACGACCACAACCAGTCGTCGCTGACAATAACAATACGGCAGCCCCCAATGCGGCGGCCACTTGTCTTCCATTCGGCAGGCGTTGCATGAAAAAAGCCACCTCCTGTTTTGCCATAGTGTGCGCATCCGTTACAGTCTCCATGCACAGGCAAAAGGAAGCGGCCTCGCCGTACCTTTAGTTCGATTCACTTGGTTGTTCTGCCGGCGGATGGTAATAATGGCGCCGACAAACACTGCTGTATGTCTCGTTTCCGCCAATCTCAATCGTCTCTCCGGTGTAGACCGGTTGACCGTTTTTGTATTTCAAAATATGGGTCGCTTTTTTGTTGCAGTACACACAGACGGTTTTGATTTCCTCGATCTTGTCTGCCTCACACAACAACTGGGCGCTACCCGCAAACAACTCGTTTTTAAAGTTTTTCAGCAGCCCATAGACAATGACCGGAATATCCAGCTTATCCACGACCTGGACCAACTGCTGCACATGCTCCGGGCTGAGAAATTGTCCTTCATCGACGAGAACACAATGAGGAAGCGGATCTGCTGCGGATACGACTGCGAACAAATCCGTCTGTTCCGCAATCGGTATCGCCTCTCGGCTGATCCCCACGCGAGAAGCGACCTTGCCCACCCCGAACCGATCATCGATTGCCGGCGTAAAAACCATCACTTTTTTGCCAGACTGCTCGTAATTATGTGCCACTGTCAGCAGTTGAATCGATTTGGAAGCATTCATTGCTCCATAGCGAAAATATAATTGCGCCACGTCATTTGTCTCCCTTTAGGTTTCGTTAAGCGTTGCCGATTCCTGCCATTCTGACAACAAAAACAAAACCAGGCAGATTGCTCTACCTGGTCGCTCCAATCCCCAATTAGGAAAGATTGTATTTGCGTTTGAAACGGTCTACACGGCCGCCAGCATCAACGAATTTTTGTTTACCAGTGAAGAACGGATGGCAGTTGGAGCAGATCTCCACTTTCAACGCTTGCTTCACGGAACCGGATTCGAATTCGTTACCGCATGCACATGTTACTTTCACTACATTGTAGTTAGGATGAATGCCTTGTTTCATCTCGAAACACCTCTTTTCCGCCCTGAATCGTTTGCCGAAACAGAGTTATATAGAAAATACACATAAGAAATAGTAGCACGCCAGCGAGCGGAATGCAACCGAAATCAGGTAAGGTCCTGATTTTTCCTGCGTCTTAATTCCTCTGGAGGAACATGGGTAAAGGAACCGATAACGACATCCGGCAGCTCCTGCTGATAGATTTCAATAGCCTGCTTCATCCCGAACACTTCTCCCTGTGCCGGCGGGATCATCTCCAAATAGCTCTCCGGGTCAATATTCAGGTTGCGCAGCTGAATCAGCTTGATTCCGGTGCGGCGGATAAACTCGATCATCGCTTCCATTTCTTCTTCACGGTCAAAGACACCCGGGAAGCAGAGGTAGTTGATTGAGGTGTACACTCCTTTGTACGCAGCGTACTCCGCTGAGCGGGCCACATGCTCCAGCGTGTAGTTGCGCGGACGATAATACGCATTGTAATGCTCATCAATCGCGCTGATGATACTGACGCGCATCAAGTCCAGTCCGGCATCGACAATGCCTTTGATGTGGTCTGTCAACCCAGCATTGGTATTGATATTAATGAAGCCCATATCGGTCTGCTCCCGGACACGGCGCATAGCAGGAACAATGATGCCTGCCATGGTCGAAGGTTCCCCTTCGCAGCCTTGACCAAAACTGATGATGCTCTCCGGTGTCTGCAGATGATGCAGCATCACCTCGACCAGCTCGTCCTCCGTCGGCTTGAAATTCATCCGCGTCTGCGGGGACGGGAAGCCGCTGTCCTCTGGCTGTTCTGAAATACATCCGTAGCAGCCGGCATTACAGGTGTAGGAAACCGGGAGACTGCCTTCCCAACGGTGGAAAAAGTTATTCGATGCGGTCAGGCATTCGTATTCCAGCGCACAGTGAGACAAATGCTGCAAAATCCGGTTTTGTGGAAAGAGCTCCCGTGTCTTTTCTACGCGCTGGCGAAGCTCGTCCATCGGGAAATGAAGCGGATTCCATTGATGGGGATCATCACTTTGGCGGCCTGCTACCCAGAAACGATCATCTTTCCATACGACAGCTGTATACCCAAACAGCGGAAACTTGCTTGTTTTGTCTGTCTTGACATATCCGGGCAGCAGTAACCGCGTAAAACCTTGGGGCACCAATGCACCTACGGAAGTGTAGCCATCCAGTTTGACCATCTCGCCCGTCTCCGGGTCCATCCCGACAGGAACGGTATCAGGCAGGCTGACAAGCGTCGCCCCCTCCGGCAACGGGATCAATTCTTCTTCCAAAACCTCTGTCAATATATCGCCATTTCGAGCCACCGCAAACAATTCAGGGTGGTCGAATACATTGCCTTTCTCATCTGCGTATACTAAAAACATCAACCAATCGCCTCGCTTTTTTCGCTCAGCCCATTGTAACGCAACGATCAGACAATGTAAATTGTGAACGGTTACCTGTTCAAGTAGCGAAGCGGATTCATCGGAACGTTATCCTCTCTTACCTCGAAATGCAAATGATAGCCGGTAGAATCGCCGGTTCGCCCCATGTATCCGAGCATCTCGCCCTGATCTACCTGCTGTCCCGGATTCACGAGAATTTTTCGCATATGGGCATAATACGTCTGCAAACCGTCTCCGTGATCGAGAATGACAATATACCCGTAGCCCCCGAGGTTATCTCCCGCTTCCACTACCACACCCTCCTTGGCGGCGTGGATAGGCGTTTGCCCTTCGTTTTCGTTCCACATGTCCAGCCCTTTGTGGAGACGTCCCCAGCGATTCCCAAATCCGCTGGTAATCGTTGCATCTTTGACTGGCCACTCCATCATCCGGGAGCGGTTCGCCTTGCGACTGGCTGTCATGACATTATTCCGTTTTTGCTGCAATTCTTTTGCCGTCAGTGATCGTTGGTCGGCAATCGGAATCGTAATGGTTTGCCCTATGTAGAGGTTGTCCGACATCAACCGAACGAGTGGATTTTTCTCCAGTATCATCTCTTTGCTGACATTGTATCTTCGGGCAATATAGTCCAGGTTCTCGCCGCTTCGGACAGAATGGGTAATCTCGTCTTTCTGAAGAACGATTTTCATCCCAATTCCCAGAAGGTTCGGGTTGACCATCCTGTTCAGTTCCACCAGTTGTCGCAGTGACAATCCGTAACGATACGCAATATCTGACATCGTGTCACCTTGTTTGACCGTATACGTCATCACATCATTTTTCGCCGTCGAAGTCGGCTTGTTCAGGGCAGAAAAAGGATTGAAGGCTTGAAAGAGCACCTGCTCGACGACCGCCTGCTTGACTTGATCCGGGCTTCCCCACTCCGCCGGTAACTGCTCGTATTCCACTGACATACCTCCTCCACCTGTATTTTTCCAGCAGATTCCCTCATTATCTGCACAAACCCTACTTTTATACACTATGCCTCGTCCGGACAAAAAATGACGGCGAGTTTATGAACCCGCCGTCACACTGCTTTGTTTTCCACGTGATTGATTTTGTTTGGTTTCGATGCTTTGCAGA
This window harbors:
- a CDS encoding radical SAM protein — encoded protein: MFLVYADEKGNVFDHPELFAVARNGDILTEVLEEELIPLPEGATLVSLPDTVPVGMDPETGEMVKLDGYTSVGALVPQGFTRLLLPGYVKTDKTSKFPLFGYTAVVWKDDRFWVAGRQSDDPHQWNPLHFPMDELRQRVEKTRELFPQNRILQHLSHCALEYECLTASNNFFHRWEGSLPVSYTCNAGCYGCISEQPEDSGFPSPQTRMNFKPTEDELVEVMLHHLQTPESIISFGQGCEGEPSTMAGIIVPAMRRVREQTDMGFININTNAGLTDHIKGIVDAGLDLMRVSIISAIDEHYNAYYRPRNYTLEHVARSAEYAAYKGVYTSINYLCFPGVFDREEEMEAMIEFIRRTGIKLIQLRNLNIDPESYLEMIPPAQGEVFGMKQAIEIYQQELPDVVIGSFTHVPPEELRRRKNQDLT
- a CDS encoding DUF3298 and DUF4163 domain-containing protein: MTPLKPVVSSLLGTAVLLTAICAPVVASTAATAKPAASPAQKTAPAVQPSAAQAKGVVLTPKTMKLKTAEYEAEISYPVISGLTDKAFEAKLNEELQKSVQSALQNTQTQSKEGAADAKKYGYEFRPYALDISYKAHVTGKLVSIAVQTYQYTGGAHGMTGVDYYNIANQDQAKKLQLADLFQPGYDYRSILNLMITQQIKTNKELGFADDYEFPGISEDQAFAFENGDLVIHFGQYEIGPYAIGMPAFTIPSRSVNNLFKPEIRNLLHELNTEK
- a CDS encoding M23 family metallopeptidase, which translates into the protein MEYEQLPAEWGSPDQVKQAVVEQVLFQAFNPFSALNKPTSTAKNDVMTYTVKQGDTMSDIAYRYGLSLRQLVELNRMVNPNLLGIGMKIVLQKDEITHSVRSGENLDYIARRYNVSKEMILEKNPLVRLMSDNLYIGQTITIPIADQRSLTAKELQQKRNNVMTASRKANRSRMMEWPVKDATITSGFGNRWGRLHKGLDMWNENEGQTPIHAAKEGVVVEAGDNLGGYGYIVILDHGDGLQTYYAHMRKILVNPGQQVDQGEMLGYMGRTGDSTGYHLHFEVREDNVPMNPLRYLNR
- the spoIIR gene encoding stage II sporulation protein R, which gives rise to MKRFLLVAFSFVTLMMSWEGQLTTANVLDNGPIPQESIRLRIIANSDSIQDQWLKREVRDAIIEQMNVWVKDIRSYEDAKVVVANKLPELQAVVDTTMRERGFSYDAEVDFGRVPFPTKLYGSYVYPAGEYEALRVRIGKAEGQNWWCVLFPPLCFIDMSNGDAATAKAAEPRTKAVSPAEKEEEGTSAVKWTGKTRDEWQEWRQFRFVEKERLADEKADASFADTKKAAETAKPVVAKETTEVEDTPEETPQVQVRFFIWEKLDKWFS
- the rpmE gene encoding 50S ribosomal protein L31; its protein translation is MKQGIHPNYNVVKVTCACGNEFESGSVKQALKVEICSNCHPFFTGKQKFVDAGGRVDRFKRKYNLS
- a CDS encoding thymidine kinase — translated: MAQLYFRYGAMNASKSIQLLTVAHNYEQSGKKVMVFTPAIDDRFGVGKVASRVGISREAIPIAEQTDLFAVVSAADPLPHCVLVDEGQFLSPEHVQQLVQVVDKLDIPVIVYGLLKNFKNELFAGSAQLLCEADKIEEIKTVCVYCNKKATHILKYKNGQPVYTGETIEIGGNETYSSVCRRHYYHPPAEQPSESN
- the prfA gene encoding peptide chain release factor 1, translating into MFERLSTVEERYEEVTNLLCDPDVISDTKRLRELSKEQSSLEETVTVYREYKSVVTQYEDAKAMQEEKLDDEMREMVKMELAELGKRKEQLENRLKILLLPKDPNDEKNVIMEIRGAAGGDEAALFASDLFRMYTRYAERHGFKVEVLEANATDIGGYKEIIFSVSGRGAYSKLKFESGAHRVQRIPATESGGRIHTSTSTVLVLPEAEDVEVDIHEKDIRIDTFCSSGAGGQSVNTTKSAVRVTHIPTGIVVSCQDEKSQHSNKDKALRVLRARLLDFHMQQQMAEQDATRKSLVGTGDRSERIRTYNFPQSRVTDHRINLTLHRLESILAGEIDEVIDNLMMHEQTEQLKTHAHTA
- the prmC gene encoding peptide chain release factor N(5)-glutamine methyltransferase, yielding MPIQPDWSNVVTIREALTRASSFLREQGVADPPFDAELMLRHVLGWDRTRLLISMNEELPLEACQKLAVFCERRGQREPLQYMFGTQEFYGRPFLVRPGVLIPRPETEILVEQVLLHAAELWQPDLSLQVADIGTGSGAICLTIACERPHWRVSTVDISADATEIARENANRLHADVRFLQGDLVQPLLEAGEQVDILVSNPPYIPSRDVDELDDEVKAYEPRLALDGGDDGLDCYRRLCAALPQLLKETALVAFEVGIYQAADVAELMKASGVIDRTEIVPDLAGIERVVIGIREGIK
- a CDS encoding YhcN/YlaJ family sporulation lipoprotein, whose product is MQRLPNGRQVAAALGAAVLLLSATTGCGRTTPQESSYGTKSYNIQQNAKLRSDRSGDIIAKGTSPTADRDKLMGRSQNPNLIIGHSNVQNLQIDMDNMERMARSVPGVENARVTLMGGNAYVTLDLIPNVTAGQARTIEQDVISALRQKVPRYDFHVTSNDGYHR